Proteins co-encoded in one Aerosakkonema funiforme FACHB-1375 genomic window:
- the modA gene encoding molybdate ABC transporter substrate-binding protein has product MKRRRILAFLSGFLATLLLAIGFKVLIPVPAKAQSTTLLIGAAASLQNALQQLDPLFESANRGITVNYNFAASGPLQQQIEQGAPIDLFISAANKQMDTLQQKNLIVTDTRRNLLTNSLVLVVPSNSTLQLTNFRQLTDSNIKKISVGEPRSVPAGQYAEEVFKNLGILAQVQPKLVYGNSVRNVLGSVESGNADAGIVYATDAKISNQVKQVATAPSNLHSAIVYPMAVITASRNQQAARTYAQFLTSGQAQAVFRQYGFGIAR; this is encoded by the coding sequence ATGAAACGAAGACGCATTCTCGCCTTTCTGAGCGGATTTCTAGCAACTCTCCTGCTAGCGATCGGCTTCAAGGTACTCATACCCGTTCCAGCCAAAGCGCAGTCTACCACACTTCTAATTGGAGCCGCAGCTAGTTTGCAAAATGCCCTGCAACAACTCGATCCCCTCTTTGAATCTGCCAATCGAGGCATTACAGTCAACTACAATTTTGCCGCCTCTGGGCCACTTCAACAGCAAATCGAGCAGGGCGCACCGATCGACCTATTCATTTCTGCGGCAAATAAACAAATGGATACCTTGCAGCAGAAAAATTTGATTGTAACCGATACTCGTCGCAACTTACTAACCAACAGCTTAGTTCTAGTAGTACCCAGCAACTCGACATTACAGCTGACAAACTTCCGACAGTTAACCGACTCAAACATCAAAAAGATTTCCGTTGGAGAGCCACGTAGCGTCCCGGCTGGGCAATATGCGGAAGAAGTGTTTAAAAATCTAGGAATTTTAGCACAAGTGCAACCCAAGCTCGTTTACGGCAACTCAGTTCGGAATGTTTTAGGAAGTGTAGAAAGTGGTAACGCAGATGCCGGAATTGTTTATGCCACTGATGCCAAAATTTCTAACCAGGTCAAACAAGTAGCAACTGCTCCCAGTAACTTGCACTCTGCGATCGTTTATCCAATGGCAGTAATTACAGCCAGTCGCAATCAGCAAGCCGCTCGTACCTACGCTCAATTCTTAACGAGCGGACAAGCTCAAGCTGTATTTAGGCAATACGGCTTCGGCATTGCTCGATAG
- a CDS encoding TOBE domain-containing protein yields MPRKEQGWITFQSSDEERRILEQMSQQTQRTKTEILREMIRQMGKTLSSAPFDVNAIDFSEDLEEEAEEAIPSVSVANESINTATLQSVQISARNLLTAKVKRIVKGSVNVEVTLEIAPGVELVSIVTRTSADKLGLKKGKEVFAVIKSSSVMIAAGGS; encoded by the coding sequence ATGCCAAGAAAAGAGCAAGGGTGGATTACCTTCCAATCCTCAGATGAAGAACGGCGAATTCTGGAACAGATGAGCCAGCAGACCCAGCGCACTAAAACAGAAATCTTGCGAGAAATGATTCGGCAGATGGGGAAAACTCTTTCCTCTGCCCCGTTTGATGTCAACGCGATCGATTTTTCCGAGGATTTAGAGGAAGAAGCAGAAGAAGCGATACCTTCGGTGAGCGTCGCGAACGAGTCAATCAATACAGCAACGTTACAGTCTGTACAAATCAGTGCCCGCAACCTCTTGACAGCAAAAGTGAAACGAATTGTCAAAGGGAGCGTGAATGTGGAAGTTACCCTGGAGATCGCACCGGGAGTAGAGCTAGTATCGATTGTTACTCGTACATCGGCGGACAAGCTGGGGTTAAAGAAGGGAAAAGAAGTCTTCGCGGTGATTAAATCGAGCAGTGTGATGATTGCAGCAGGAGGGAGTTAA
- the purN gene encoding phosphoribosylglycinamide formyltransferase — translation MTANPISVDSTPSLISPDVPLDRSIPAVPLKLGIMASGNGSNFEAVAEAIASGELNAKTQVLIYNNPDAKVVARAERWGVPSLLLNHRDYQKREDLDAKIVETFQQFGVEWVIMAGWMRIVTPVLIDAFPNRLINIHPSLLPSFRGVRAIEQALATGVKITGCTVHLVVPEVDSGPILMQAAVPILPNDTSETLHARIQVQEHRILPRAIALAAKIYK, via the coding sequence ATGACTGCCAATCCCATATCAGTTGATTCTACCCCCAGTCTCATTTCGCCCGATGTTCCGCTCGATCGCTCAATCCCAGCCGTACCTTTAAAATTGGGTATCATGGCTTCTGGGAATGGTAGTAACTTTGAGGCAGTTGCAGAAGCGATCGCATCTGGAGAACTCAATGCCAAAACACAAGTATTGATTTACAATAATCCTGACGCCAAAGTCGTCGCCAGAGCAGAACGTTGGGGTGTTCCTTCTCTCCTCCTCAATCACCGAGATTATCAAAAGCGAGAAGATTTGGATGCCAAAATTGTGGAGACTTTCCAACAATTCGGCGTTGAGTGGGTCATTATGGCAGGTTGGATGCGAATTGTTACCCCGGTATTAATTGATGCTTTTCCGAATCGGTTGATTAACATTCATCCCAGCTTGTTACCCAGTTTTCGGGGTGTCCGCGCTATCGAACAAGCTCTCGCTACTGGTGTAAAAATTACTGGTTGTACGGTTCACCTAGTTGTCCCGGAAGTGGATAGCGGCCCAATTTTGATGCAAGCTGCCGTACCGATACTGCCAAATGATACTTCGGAAACGCTGCACGCGAGAATACAGGTGCAGGAACATCGGATTTTACCGAGAGCGATCGCCTTAGCTGCCAAAATATATAAATGA
- a CDS encoding carbohydrate ABC transporter permease, with the protein MLRPKVYGKSWLDNDAIAAWIFLAPALILLGVFVLWPIAYLFYLSFTAGNFTQAGTRWVGLRNYWRLIVTPDFWQVVANTAYFTIATVIPSLVIPLGLAVLLNRALKWRGILRTAYFIPSITSLVAVGLGFRWLFQTDGSVNAFLNAIGIQPIPWLISTTWAMPVLILLSTWKQIGFNMVVFLAGLQVIPQQLYEAAELDGANSWQQFWHITLPSLRSTLVFATVTTAIFTLRSFEQVYVITGGGPLNSTNLLVYYIYDQAFGQFDFGYAAAAATVLLAVTLLLVYLQLRSWGEQK; encoded by the coding sequence TTGCTGAGGCCAAAAGTATATGGTAAATCTTGGTTGGACAATGATGCGATCGCGGCCTGGATTTTTTTAGCTCCGGCACTGATTTTACTCGGTGTGTTTGTCTTGTGGCCGATCGCCTACCTGTTTTACTTAAGCTTTACAGCAGGTAACTTTACTCAAGCCGGTACTCGCTGGGTGGGATTGCGGAACTACTGGCGCTTAATCGTGACCCCAGATTTTTGGCAAGTTGTGGCTAACACAGCTTATTTTACAATTGCCACAGTCATTCCCAGCTTAGTTATTCCTTTGGGATTGGCAGTATTGTTGAATCGCGCCTTAAAATGGCGGGGTATACTGCGAACTGCTTATTTCATCCCCTCCATTACCTCTCTAGTTGCAGTTGGATTGGGATTTCGCTGGCTCTTTCAAACTGATGGGTCAGTTAATGCGTTTCTGAATGCGATCGGCATTCAACCAATTCCCTGGCTGATTAGCACAACTTGGGCAATGCCTGTATTGATTTTATTAAGTACCTGGAAACAGATCGGTTTCAATATGGTAGTGTTTTTAGCGGGACTGCAAGTAATTCCACAACAACTTTACGAAGCAGCCGAGTTAGATGGCGCGAATTCCTGGCAACAATTTTGGCATATTACTCTACCGAGTTTGCGATCGACTTTAGTATTTGCTACTGTCACTACAGCAATTTTTACGCTGCGAAGTTTCGAGCAAGTTTATGTGATTACTGGAGGCGGGCCTTTAAATTCTACTAACTTGTTGGTTTACTATATTTACGACCAAGCATTTGGCCAATTTGATTTTGGTTATGCAGCCGCAGCAGCCACAGTTTTGCTAGCAGTAACGCTGTTGTTGGTTTATCTACAATTGCGTAGTTGGGGTGAGCAAAAATGA